From Scatophagus argus isolate fScaArg1 chromosome 2, fScaArg1.pri, whole genome shotgun sequence, a single genomic window includes:
- the g3bp2a gene encoding ras GTPase-activating protein-binding protein 2 isoform X2 — MVMEKPSPLLVGREFVRQYYTLLNKAPDFLHRFYGRNSSYVHGGLDPSGKLAEAVYGQAEIHKKVMSLQFSECHTKIRHVDAHATLSDGVVVQVLGELSNNGQPMRKFMQTFVLAPEGSVANKFYVHNDIFRYEDEVFGDSEAELDEESEEEVEEEAEERQPSPEPLQESPNSATYYEPHPVTNGVEEPMEEPAPEPEPEPEPEPKVEEIKPEADEKVLEEMEEKAPSPVPVESPPNNQEPPKTFSWASVTSKNLPPTGTVTSTGISPHVVKAPSSQPRVETKPETQTAPLRPRDQRTRDRPAFTPRGPRPDGVASSESQTGKPHLSFVNKGGRGETESGDMDSRRIVRYPDSHQLFVGNLPHDIDESELKEFFMTYGNVVELRINTKGVGGKLPNFGFVVFDDSDPVQRILGAKPIMFRGEVRLNVEEKKTRAVRERETRGGDERRDMRRNDRGPGGSRGIVGSGMMRERDGRGPPPRGGMAPKPGMGSGRGSGGQGEGRFTTQRR; from the exons ATGGTGATGGAGAAGCCAAGTCCCCTGCTTGTAGGGCGGGAGTTTGTGAGGCAGTATTACACACTCTTAAACAAGGCACCAGATTTTCTGCACAG GTTTTATGGGAGGAATTCTTCCTATGTTCATGGAGGACTGGACCCAAGTGGGAAGCTGGCAGAAGCGGTCTATGGGCAAGCG GAAATCCACAAGAAGGTCATGTCCCTGCAGTTTAGTGAATGCCACACAAAGATCAGGCACGTGGATGCCCATGCCACACTGAGTGATGGAGTGGTGGTGCAAGTCCTTGGAGAACTGTCCAACAATGGTCAGCCCATGAGGAAGTTCATGCAAACTTTTGTACTTGCTCCAGAG GGTTCGGTGGCAAACAAATTCTATGTCCACAATGACATCTTCCGTTACGAGGATGAGGTTTTTGGAGATTCTGAGGCTGAGCTTGATGAGG AATCAGAGGAGGAGGttgaagaggaggcagaggagaggcaGCCATCCCCTGAGCCACTTCAAGAAAGCCCCAACAGTGCCACCTATTACGAACCTCACCCTGTCAC TAATGGAGTAGAGGAGCCCATGGAGGAGCCAGCCCCAGAACCGGAACCCGAACCTGAACCAGAGCCCAAAGTAGAGGAGATAAAACCAGAAGCAGATGAGAAGGTtctggaagagatggaggagaaagcACCTTCACCAGTTCCTGTGGAGTCCCCACCAAATAACCAGGAGCCTCCCAAG ACTTTCTCGTGGGCCTCGGTGACCAGTAAAAACCTGCCTCCTACTGGCACAGTCACCTCCACTGGAATCTCACCCCATGTTGTTAAAGCTCCAAGCTCACAG CCCAGAGTTGAAACCAAGCCGGAGACACAGACAGCACCTCTTCGGCCCAGAGACCAGCGCACACGTGACAGACCGGCCTTCACTCCGCGGGGTCCCAGACCTG ATGGTGTTGCATCTTCAGAGTCGCAAACTGGAAAACCACACTTGAGTTTTGTTAACAAAG GTGGCAGGGGAGAGACCGAATCTGGTGACATGGACAGCAGGCGGATTGTCCGGTACCCAGACAGCCACCAGCTTTTTGTCGGCAATCTTCCACATGACATTGATGAGAGCGAGCTCAAGGAGTTCTTCATGA cATATGGAAATGTTGTGGAGCTGAGGATCAACACCAAGGGTGTTGGTGGCAAACTGCCCAACTTTGGATTTGTGGTCTTTGATGACTCTGATCCTGTGCAAAGAATCTTGGGGGCCAAG CCCATCATGTTTCGAGGCGAGGTGCGTCTGAatgtggaggaaaagaagacGAGGGCGGTACGTGAACGAGAGACCCGCGGAGGAGATGAGCGCCGGGACATGAGGCGCAACGACCGGGGCCCTGGAGGTTCGCGAGGCATCGTAGGAAGCGGAATGATGCGTGAACGTGACGGGAGGGGACCGCCACCTCGAGGCGGCATGGCCCCCAAACCTGGCATGGGCTCTGGACGAGGCTCTGGAGGCCAGGGAGAGGGCCGCTTCACAACCCAGCGCCGCTGA
- the g3bp2a gene encoding ras GTPase-activating protein-binding protein 2 isoform X1: MVMEKPSPLLVGREFVRQYYTLLNKAPDFLHRFYGRNSSYVHGGLDPSGKLAEAVYGQAEIHKKVMSLQFSECHTKIRHVDAHATLSDGVVVQVLGELSNNGQPMRKFMQTFVLAPEGSVANKFYVHNDIFRYEDEVFGDSEAELDEESEEEVEEEAEERQPSPEPLQESPNSATYYEPHPVTNGVEEPMEEPAPEPEPEPEPEPKVEEIKPEADEKVLEEMEEKAPSPVPVESPPNNQEPPKTFSWASVTSKNLPPTGTVTSTGISPHVVKAPSSQPRVETKPETQTAPLRPRDQRTRDRPAFTPRGPRPDGVASSESQTGKPHLSFVNKGGRGETESGDMDSRRIVRYPDSHQLFVGNLPHDIDESELKEFFMTYGNVVELRINTKGVGGKLPNFGFVVFDDSDPVQRILGAKVDGPIMFRGEVRLNVEEKKTRAVRERETRGGDERRDMRRNDRGPGGSRGIVGSGMMRERDGRGPPPRGGMAPKPGMGSGRGSGGQGEGRFTTQRR, translated from the exons ATGGTGATGGAGAAGCCAAGTCCCCTGCTTGTAGGGCGGGAGTTTGTGAGGCAGTATTACACACTCTTAAACAAGGCACCAGATTTTCTGCACAG GTTTTATGGGAGGAATTCTTCCTATGTTCATGGAGGACTGGACCCAAGTGGGAAGCTGGCAGAAGCGGTCTATGGGCAAGCG GAAATCCACAAGAAGGTCATGTCCCTGCAGTTTAGTGAATGCCACACAAAGATCAGGCACGTGGATGCCCATGCCACACTGAGTGATGGAGTGGTGGTGCAAGTCCTTGGAGAACTGTCCAACAATGGTCAGCCCATGAGGAAGTTCATGCAAACTTTTGTACTTGCTCCAGAG GGTTCGGTGGCAAACAAATTCTATGTCCACAATGACATCTTCCGTTACGAGGATGAGGTTTTTGGAGATTCTGAGGCTGAGCTTGATGAGG AATCAGAGGAGGAGGttgaagaggaggcagaggagaggcaGCCATCCCCTGAGCCACTTCAAGAAAGCCCCAACAGTGCCACCTATTACGAACCTCACCCTGTCAC TAATGGAGTAGAGGAGCCCATGGAGGAGCCAGCCCCAGAACCGGAACCCGAACCTGAACCAGAGCCCAAAGTAGAGGAGATAAAACCAGAAGCAGATGAGAAGGTtctggaagagatggaggagaaagcACCTTCACCAGTTCCTGTGGAGTCCCCACCAAATAACCAGGAGCCTCCCAAG ACTTTCTCGTGGGCCTCGGTGACCAGTAAAAACCTGCCTCCTACTGGCACAGTCACCTCCACTGGAATCTCACCCCATGTTGTTAAAGCTCCAAGCTCACAG CCCAGAGTTGAAACCAAGCCGGAGACACAGACAGCACCTCTTCGGCCCAGAGACCAGCGCACACGTGACAGACCGGCCTTCACTCCGCGGGGTCCCAGACCTG ATGGTGTTGCATCTTCAGAGTCGCAAACTGGAAAACCACACTTGAGTTTTGTTAACAAAG GTGGCAGGGGAGAGACCGAATCTGGTGACATGGACAGCAGGCGGATTGTCCGGTACCCAGACAGCCACCAGCTTTTTGTCGGCAATCTTCCACATGACATTGATGAGAGCGAGCTCAAGGAGTTCTTCATGA cATATGGAAATGTTGTGGAGCTGAGGATCAACACCAAGGGTGTTGGTGGCAAACTGCCCAACTTTGGATTTGTGGTCTTTGATGACTCTGATCCTGTGCAAAGAATCTTGGGGGCCAAGGTAGACGGG CCCATCATGTTTCGAGGCGAGGTGCGTCTGAatgtggaggaaaagaagacGAGGGCGGTACGTGAACGAGAGACCCGCGGAGGAGATGAGCGCCGGGACATGAGGCGCAACGACCGGGGCCCTGGAGGTTCGCGAGGCATCGTAGGAAGCGGAATGATGCGTGAACGTGACGGGAGGGGACCGCCACCTCGAGGCGGCATGGCCCCCAAACCTGGCATGGGCTCTGGACGAGGCTCTGGAGGCCAGGGAGAGGGCCGCTTCACAACCCAGCGCCGCTGA